A portion of the Bacillus thuringiensis genome contains these proteins:
- a CDS encoding GNAT family N-acetyltransferase, with protein MEEFQFTKRVHKILEIAAKESECNIIHPVHLFIGMCKEGTGVCAELFMYLFHKVGPDFLEKLSLRKRFELHNQEYKKIGQYKLSYKAIEILQIAKKRMERFQQVVINEGHIMYALFRIDTDIGEFIHTQMQEDILRITAVPRDLVVDLNRFKSIYNTLFCHIRRASPSDFDKLSRFVADEFGERWLQSVVYGFRTYNEKLPIYIAQQEEVIIGFACYDVVRGKKGLFGPMGIAKQNRVKGVGKELLHHCLYNMKQDGYEYAIIGQAGPIEFYERNCNARLIPIDNN; from the coding sequence ATGGAGGAATTTCAATTTACAAAACGTGTGCATAAAATATTGGAGATTGCAGCAAAAGAGAGTGAGTGTAACATAATTCACCCGGTCCATCTGTTTATAGGTATGTGTAAAGAAGGTACAGGAGTTTGCGCTGAGTTATTTATGTATTTGTTTCATAAAGTGGGTCCAGATTTTTTAGAAAAACTTTCGTTACGAAAACGATTCGAGTTACATAATCAAGAATATAAAAAAATAGGGCAATATAAACTATCTTATAAAGCGATAGAAATTTTACAAATAGCGAAGAAACGTATGGAACGCTTTCAGCAAGTAGTAATTAATGAAGGACATATTATGTATGCATTATTTCGTATAGATACAGATATTGGTGAATTTATACATACACAAATGCAAGAAGATATATTACGTATTACAGCTGTCCCGAGAGACTTAGTGGTAGATTTAAATCGTTTTAAATCTATTTATAATACATTATTTTGTCATATAAGAAGAGCTAGTCCTTCTGATTTTGATAAGTTATCACGATTTGTAGCGGATGAATTTGGTGAACGGTGGTTACAGTCGGTTGTTTATGGATTTCGGACATATAACGAAAAGTTACCTATCTATATTGCACAGCAGGAGGAAGTAATAATTGGTTTCGCTTGTTACGATGTAGTGAGAGGAAAGAAAGGATTGTTTGGTCCGATGGGCATAGCGAAACAAAATCGTGTGAAAGGTGTAGGAAAAGAATTATTGCATCATTGTTTATATAATATGAAGCAAGATGGATATGAATATGCGATTATTGGACAAGCTGGTCCCATTGAGTTTTACGAGAGAAATTGTAATGCTCGTTTAATACCGATAGATAATAATTAA